TCTCCTGCAGGCTAATCCATGTAAACCACGGCAATTTCATGTATATACATATTCCTATGTATATTTGACCTCATATACAACTATTAATTaacaaataattatatatttgaATCTGTTTTATCATTGCTATGAGTTGATTTTTATCCCAGAAGCTCTGTCACACTCAATCTAATGTTAGCAGGTTGAGTGCTTTAAATAAGAATCTCTTAAAATTTgtttcaaatatataaaaacatatagcATATTTTCAAACATTGACAGTATAAATATAGATTAAAAGCAAAATTTTGATTGTTGCATGACAATTGACAGAGCATTTGATTTGTCAGTAATCTTTCCATGAGAGTCAGCTCTGTGAGCCAGTTTGTAAACTAACACCACACCCACAACAATGACATTGAACCAATCAAAATCACTGTCTATTTTTCAGTAGACATTCagcaataatataataaaagttGCAGTGAGTGGCTCTCAAAACTCACACAGTAAATGATCCAAAAACTTAAGTGTCATCCTATGTGTGTGGATTGTTATTAATGTGTTACTTTTGGTGTTTATGAACCAGGTTTATGTCTCATGACAAGCTCGGACTCTGGCAGCTGGGCGTCACTCATGTGCTGAATGCTGCGCACGGAAAACTCTGCTGTAAAGGCAGCGATGATTTCTATGGAACCACAGTAAAATACTACGGAGTGCCTGCCAATGACCTGCCGACGTTTGACCTTTCACCTTTCTTCTACCCTGCCGCTGAATTCATTCAACAGGCTCTGACATCAGGAGGTACAGTAAGCTGCCAAACATGTTTTCAGACCCTAACCGTCCTCATTACAAAGAAACTGCTACTGTAAATTGTTCTGCTTATTTGTGTCTTCTTGTGTTATAATCTCCAGGAAAGGTGTTCGTGCACTGTGCTGTGGGTGTGAGTCGCTCTGCTGCTCTGGTCCTAGCCTACCTGATGATTCATCATCACCTCAGTCTTCTGTCCTCTATACGCTGTGTGCAACAGAAACGCTGGGTTTTCCCCAACAGAGGCTTCCTGCGACAACTTATTAGCCTAGACAGAAAACTGCAGAGCGAAGGGTTGACTgagccaaaataaaacaaagcaagGAGCAATCCCATCTAGTGAATGCATAGGAGAATAGTCCTTGAGGTAGTGGAACAGCAgcagttaaaggacaggttcacattttttcaagtctgtcttaaaacaacagtcaggttcccgaatgaacattgaaacatgtttttcttgctgtaatcattcctcctgttcatactgattaTTAgcagatcccttcataatgcatttacaatgtaagtgatggaggaagcTTATTTAATAGTTTAGTTAATAtgagtctgagttagtcaaataaagtggatatcttccacagttccATCTGAGTATATATTTGTGTCtccacagtgtttccctgttgcactgcagtggaagtatagtaacaaaaagagggaatttggcactaaaaagactgcaacattgaaagatatctacttgatatgactaatttgggcggctgaagcttcatattagcttcagattaactttaaaatactttttgtgCATAAgaaatgtggattttggccgccaccacttacattgtaaatgcattatgaactAACTTCAAAtggtcagtataaacaggaggaatggcaaaaaaaacctatttcagtgttcatttgggcacctaactcatgttttaggacagacttgaaaaattgtaaacccgtcctttaatgtcttcatttataCCATGCCAGACTGTCACCATTTGCACCATTTACTCTTTCACATACACTGAACAACTGCCCTCCCTTGTTGCTCCCTGTGTGACCTCAGTTGCGACAGAGAGAGTCTTTCTCCCCGAGGAGCTTTGGCATCACTGACCAGAACAATCAATGCAACAGCAATGTTAAATAACTACATGGAGTCAGAGAGaacacactgaacacagagaGCTAATTTTGGAGCGTTCAAACAACCACCTGCTCATGTCTCTCACTGAGCCGGCTCTGGCAGTGAGGGGacagtggacacacagacagcaggagcGGTGTTGTGGTCTGTTTGAGGAGGAGCAGTCTGCGTCCGGGAGAGATGTCAGGGAGCAACCAGCAACAAGACCTGGTGCTCATTAAAAAACTGGAGCTCATCTTGGATTCTTGCACACTGGAGCTCACACCGGTGGATGAAGTCTGGCCCAACCTGTACATAGGAAACGTGTGAGTGTCTCATTGTTTGAAGCAAGAAGGAGTGATAGCTTTGTGAGCTCTGCAAGAGAGAAATTGAAAAGTTCAGAACTTGCATCGTAATAACACCGCATGAGTCTCACATGACTcccatgtttgtctttttctgtgtgtttttcagagctGTAGCACAGAATAAAAAGACGTTATGTAAGCTTGGCATCACTCATGTCCTGAATGCAGCTCACTCCAAGCAGGGCAGCATCGGTGACCAGAGTTTTTATGGGAACACTTGTGTTTACTGTGGCATACCAGCAGAAGATTCAGACCACTTTGACATCAGTCAGTACTTTAAACCTGCAGCTGACTTCATACATAA
This genomic interval from Thunnus thynnus chromosome 14, fThuThy2.1, whole genome shotgun sequence contains the following:
- the zgc:153981 gene encoding dual specificity protein phosphatase family protein; this translates as MSGSNQQQDLVLIKKLELILDSCTLELTPVDEVWPNLYIGNVAVAQNKKTLCKLGITHVLNAAHSKQGSIGDQSFYGNTCVYCGIPAEDSDHFDISQYFKPAADFIHKALKSKDGKVLVHCIMGMSRSSTLVLAYLMLRQRLPLADALRHVVQKRAIYPNQNFLSLLHKLDEQLTLRRRLCPLL
- the LOC137196952 gene encoding dual specificity protein phosphatase 13A-like, whose amino-acid sequence is MSTVTDVKCETQDSEQRNVKDPKEEEECTCATESSDRTRSTWDTPSLQELEELLHSAPRSCRHGDEVWPNLYLGDMFMSHDKLGLWQLGVTHVLNAAHGKLCCKGSDDFYGTTVKYYGVPANDLPTFDLSPFFYPAAEFIQQALTSGGKVFVHCAVGVSRSAALVLAYLMIHHHLSLLSSIRCVQQKRWVFPNRGFLRQLISLDRKLQSEGLTEPK